TACTGAAGCCAAATTTCTTTCTATGTGTCTTTTGGTAAGTTTACAAGTCTGGTACAAGGTGAACAAGCACTTGTTTGTGGCTGCTCAACTTTAGTTTCTTACTTAGTCACGGATTTGGCAAACACAGTTATTTTTGTTGCAATGTTGCAGCACATAAGGCTTGTGTTGTATATGCAAGCAAATCCATGGTTCTAGGTCCACAGCCAATGGggccttttttttacaaacaggGTAATTTCTGCATGGTATTTTTGTGGGTTGTGTTTTTGAAAGTCAAAGCAGCTTGTTTCTTTCCTGTTCCAATGCGATACCACAAGCTGTCACATCCTCCATTACATGCTACTACCAAAACTACCCTGTTTGTGGTTTGATTTTGTGCTTGAAGGAAATTTCAGCCTTATAATCATGTTATAAACtgtgtgacacatttttttttattactacaTGTCATCTACTAATATGCATTTAGCATATTAGCCATATTTCATTTGGTGATATATTATACATAATGTATGTTTTGAATTATAgattaccttttttaaaatattcactcTTAAAGCACTTCTGCAGGCGAAATTGTGCACTTTCTGATTTTCTAGTGGAGTATTACACGTATGCTATTTACTAGGAAGTTAGATCAGATTGCTCATCATAACACCACTAAAATAATTATCCTGAAATAATTCTAAAtgatttcaattatttaacaataataatacatttaatgaaatgaattaatataGCTCACATGTGCAAGAAATACTAAGAGCTACAAACAATGGAGGAGGACAGCAGACATTTAAAACTGTGATTTCTTTCCAGTAATGCAGGTAGCAGGAGAGCAAGGTCCCCCAGGTGAGCCAGGTGAGCCTGGACCTGAAGGCCCCCCCGGACCCCCAGGAAAAGGAGGTGTTGGAGCCCCTGGCCCAGCGGGACCACCCGGACCACCAGGACCAGCTGGCCTCACTGTAGCTGGCAAGCCAGGTTCTCCAGGCAGCCCAGGGAAGTCAGGTGAAAGAGGCCCATTTGGCCCAAGGGGCGAGACAGGTGCAACCGGAGCGCAGGGTCCCAGGGGAATGCCTGGCCCTGCTGGCAGCCCTGGACCTGCAGGCCTTTCTTCTCCTGGTAAACCTGGGGCGCACGGTTCGCCTGGACAAATGGGGCCAAGAGGTGAATCAGGCCCGAAGGGACATCCCGGTATTCCCGGCCTGCCAGGTgccaaaggagagagaggacatggCATACCTGGTGCACCAGGTGAACCAGGTGCTATGGGTCCAATGGGTCCTTCTGGGCCAAGCGGTCAACCAGGTGTTGGTAAACCAGGGAAGGCAGGCATGCCTGGGGAGCCTGGGAAGTCAGGTACACCTGGTCGAGATGGGGCTTCTGGACCTATGGGATTGCCAGGGGCAAAAGGCCATACCGGAGCCCCTGGGGTAGGAATGCCAGGAAAGCCAGGTGATAACGGTGCTCCAGGTATGCCTGGCCCTGTAGGACCGAAGGGTCCACAGGGAGCTACAGGAGCACCCGGAGAGCCAGGTAGCCCCGGTTATGGAAAACCAGGTGCAACCGGaatgaaaggagagaggggagtaGTTGGTAGCCCAGGTACCACAGGTCAGAAAGGTGAACCAGGCCCCACTGGGTATACTGGCCCAACAGGTGCCACAGGCCCCATGGGACCAGCTGGTCCCCAGGGCTCAAGAGGTTTTCAGGGAGCGACAGGTGCAACTGGACTTAAAGGTGATACTGGTGACATGGGACCTGCAGGAGTCAAGGGAGCAAAAGGTGATCAGGGTGCACAAGGTTTTGAGGGCAAGTCAGGAGTCCCAGGAGCAACAGGTCCTGTTGGTCCCAGGGGTCCCGCTGGAGCTCCTGGTAGCAAAGGTGACATCGGCTACACAGGTGCAACTGGTGCACCAGGGGCACCTGGAGCTGCAGGATCCAAGGGTCACCCAGGGAGAGCTGGAGAGCCAGGGCCAGCTGGACAAAATGGAGGACCAGGGTCAAGGGGACCAGCTGGGCCTGTCGGTCCAGCAGGTGTACCAGGTGCCAAAGGTCACCCAGGTCTTCCTGGGGCACCAGGCCCTGCGGGATTATCTGCCAAGGGAGTCACTGGTCCTCAGGGTCCCACTGGACCTACTGGGGCCAGAGGAGATGATGGTACTCCAGGACCTATTGGGCCCCCTGGCCCACCTGGTCCTCCTGGCCCTCCCGGGGAGGTAGTTTTTGAGAAAAGCATGAAGGCAGGAGAGATCATGATGCCCGAGCTTGTCAAGGCCCCCATGTCTGCGTTTAGTGCAGTGCTGACAAAGGCTTACCCACCATCTGGAGAGCCCATTCAATTTGACCAGGTCATCTACAACGCAGAGCAGCACTATGACCCCACTACAGGGATCTTCACCTGCCAGGCCGCTGGGGTCTACTACTTTTCCTACAGCATGCATGTAAATGGGGCTAATGCTTTGGTGGCACTGTACAAAAATGGTGAGCCTATCATGTTCACGTATGATGAGTACAACAAGGGCTTCCTGGACCAGATGTCTGGCAGTGCTGTTCTTCAGCTGAATGAGGAGGACACAGTCTACATGCAAATCCCAGATGATGAAGCCAATGGAATTTTTGCTGCCGACAACGTCCACTGCTCCTTCTCTGGCTTCCTCATTGCCTCAACGTGATACAGCACTTAAAATCATCACTTTAACATCTAAAGATCAGAAGCCATTTCTCCAAGGAGCAAGCTCCCTGTAATAGTACCCCCAAAGTTAAACAGGCTAACTTTTGGagaaaattttaaaaggaaaaaaagcaactGACAACAGTAAAATGTGTACCGTCTCAGTAGATTTGTTGGTTACTTGGAAGTATGTTAATGAGAACATAACAGGGGCCTGTAAgaaggaaattattttatggaaCAAGTTATCAGAAAATGAATTATAGTGTAAGGAGTATGAACAGTTATAGATTCTTTATGTGATTGGagacaacaaataaaattcatGAAGTTCTTGGGCTAAACCTTTTCTGataatagttttgtttttaccgTTTTGAGTGGGGGattcttatttttgtgtgtttgtctgtctttgaAAATGGTGCTATTGGTAACATAATCAATATTCATACTGATTAATCAGTGAAATAATGATTACTTTTTGTACAATGTGTCTGATGCCCTTGAAAACAgtaaaatagcaaaaacatGGAATTAATTAATGGGAATACTGTAAGCAAGACAGTAAATGGCATTCAAATTTATAACAACTTTGTTATATCCCTTAAGATGCATTATGTTATGTACAACTTATTGACCAAAAATAAAGACTTTTGTCTTAGTTCCATATTGTTGTCTGTTTCCATGCTATGGAATGTGTCACTAATATATTAATCATGTCAcaattcattattaatgtttGAGGACCAGATCAATGCATATCAAGACTTAATGGACCCTTCTGAAGGAAAAGTTGGAATATACCCAACTCCACCAAAAACCATTGTAACTAACACCTCATCATGGCTTGTCAACACTGTCATCGAGCTACAGTTTACTTCTGCAGCTTGACAGTACACTGTTTGTTTATGTGAATGTTGGATTTCTTAAGGCGCACACATTTTGCCACACACAATGGCAGGTGTAAAGGCATACATCTAAAACAAGTGCAGGATGTGATAGCTCCTACTGCAATCACAAGGCTTATCATGTAAGAAAAACATGTGCTGGTGTTAAGAACAGCCAAAATATACAGGGATTCAATGTAATTGAGTAACAAAATCCTTGTCACCCAATCATGCAAATGTCATCCAGTCCTCAACAGTTCCTCATTTTTCTTATAGATTCTGGACTTCATCTCTCTTTAGAGGGGTTCTTCTGTTTAGTGCTACAAACCACATTTACAAACTTGACATTGCTTATTATATAACAATGTCTGCATTCCTGTCCTAGATCTATTTCTTAATGCAGAACTGTGCGCAGCAATGGCATGCATCAGGTTTAGGGGTAGGCCATGCTGTACAATTGCATGGCCAAGGGGTTGAGAAACTAAAATCATGGGTGCAACATATGgataatttgtttttcctttggtgcattacattacattacattacaggcatttcacagacgttcttatccagaatgacttacacaacttttacatagcatttacattgcattcatttatacagctggatacaacGGATGGCCCCCCCCCACAGATGGATGGTTCCCTAGGCAACTGCCCTTGTCGCCTATGCCTACAACCATCCCTGTTCTCACCGCCAATCCACCTTCTGAGTTggattcattattattattattattattattattattattattattatt
This window of the Anguilla anguilla isolate fAngAng1 chromosome 1, fAngAng1.pri, whole genome shotgun sequence genome carries:
- the col10a1a gene encoding collagen, type X, alpha 1a → MELRVTSILLLLVALAAVHGERYYIKKTVKVPQYQPYSVKGPVMQVAGEQGPPGEPGEPGPEGPPGPPGKGGVGAPGPAGPPGPPGPAGLTVAGKPGSPGSPGKSGERGPFGPRGETGATGAQGPRGMPGPAGSPGPAGLSSPGKPGAHGSPGQMGPRGESGPKGHPGIPGLPGAKGERGHGIPGAPGEPGAMGPMGPSGPSGQPGVGKPGKAGMPGEPGKSGTPGRDGASGPMGLPGAKGHTGAPGVGMPGKPGDNGAPGMPGPVGPKGPQGATGAPGEPGSPGYGKPGATGMKGERGVVGSPGTTGQKGEPGPTGYTGPTGATGPMGPAGPQGSRGFQGATGATGLKGDTGDMGPAGVKGAKGDQGAQGFEGKSGVPGATGPVGPRGPAGAPGSKGDIGYTGATGAPGAPGAAGSKGHPGRAGEPGPAGQNGGPGSRGPAGPVGPAGVPGAKGHPGLPGAPGPAGLSAKGVTGPQGPTGPTGARGDDGTPGPIGPPGPPGPPGPPGEVVFEKSMKAGEIMMPELVKAPMSAFSAVLTKAYPPSGEPIQFDQVIYNAEQHYDPTTGIFTCQAAGVYYFSYSMHVNGANALVALYKNGEPIMFTYDEYNKGFLDQMSGSAVLQLNEEDTVYMQIPDDEANGIFAADNVHCSFSGFLIAST